A single Equus asinus isolate D_3611 breed Donkey chromosome 21, EquAss-T2T_v2, whole genome shotgun sequence DNA region contains:
- the LOC123279446 gene encoding prothymosin alpha-like, translating into IDYPALKITNILTGCSEKPSLHCSRTRHPLAAATSAVHLSCRRLRQLCRQSPLTLAFLICCIGSPVCPTVSDAAVDTSSEITTKDLKEKKEVVEEAENGRDAPANGNANEENGEQEADNEVDEEEEEGGEEEEEEGNGEEEDGDEDEETEAATGKRAAEDDEDDDVDTKKQKTDEDD; encoded by the coding sequence ATTGATTACCCAGCTTTAAAAATTACCAACATTTTGACTGGCTGCTCTGAAAAGCCATCTTTGCATTGTTCCCGTACCCGGCACCCGCTTGCCGCAGCCACCTCTGCCGTGCACCTCAGCTGCCGCCGACTCCGGCAGCTTTGTCGCCAGAGTCCTCTAACTCTCGCCTTTTTAATCTGCTGCATCGGATCACCGGTGTGCCCCACCGTGTCAGACGCGGCCGTGGACACCAGCTCCGAGATCACCACCAAGGACttaaaggagaagaaggaagttgtggaggaggcagagaatgGAAGAGACGCACCTGCTAATGGGAATGCTAATGAGGAAAATGGGGAGCAGGAGGCTGACAATGAGGtagatgaagaagaggaagaaggtggggaggaagaggaggaggaaggcaatggtgaggaagaggatggagatgaagatgaggagactgaggcagctACGGGCAAACGGGCAGCTGAAGATGACGAGGACGACGATGTTGACACCAAGAAGCAGAAGACCGACGAGGATGACTAg